In the genome of Lathyrus oleraceus cultivar Zhongwan6 chromosome 4, CAAS_Psat_ZW6_1.0, whole genome shotgun sequence, the window ATTTAAAACCCTAGCCTCTTCTTCATTCTCTTCAATTTAAATGGTGCTTCTAAAGCTCACCGAGTATGAAAACAAGTGACTAAAAAATATTCGTCACGACAATTAAATGATGGTTGCACTCAAATTTCAATCCAAAGTCACCCAACTCTTTAACCATTCCAAGCAATTTTCTTCTCTCTATATCTTTTTTATTTCATGCTTCATGATTCATGCTTCACGACAAGTTTTCAAAGGTGTGATGCTCTTTACACATTTTCAGTTTCGCTTGAAAGTCGTTGTGTCTGTGATGAGCGAGGTGTAGCGACTTTTTTGTGACTGTTGTGAGCTGTCAGGATTAATAGTGGTACACTCTTTGACATCTCTGACCTTCTTTTTGGTATTGATTTCCTCGCCTTTTATATAACACTTTGCACATGTCACCACCTCAACCAAGGAAGTCGCGAGCCTCTTGACAATGGATTCATTAAAGTGTTTGGCCCTCAATCCATTTTAAAATGCTCTTACAAATATTTCCTAGTTGGTGTGGACGACATTGATCGTAGCCTCATTAAAGCAGGTGAGATACTCCCTCAAAGATTTAGAAGGACCTTGACAAATGTTGAAAAGACTGGTGGTAGTCATCTTTTTGTGTCTGCTTGCGAAAATCTGATGGACTAGATTTCTTCACGAAGTTGTGGGTTGAGAGGGGTATTAGAACAAACCCACACATGGATGTGAGAAGATTTGTATGTGGTGTTTTTGCATAATGAATTGATCCCCCTCTCAACCTTAGGATTGAGGTATTTATATGAATCTCTAGAGGAAGTTGTGGGTTGGGCCACGGCATTCCACATGTTCCTATGAATTGAGCAAGTCATCCTGAGAATAGGCAACATAATCAGACAATGGGCACCTCAAGACGACTATGAGGTTGATGAGGGTGACATTTATCTCCCTTTAGTGGATCTTCTTTGCCGCCTCTCATGGGTCCTTTACTCCTTTACAAATATATTAATACAAATGATATAGTGTAATTAGTATATGAGACGGTCCTGATGAAATGGAGTAAACAAATCATCTATGACATCATGCAACATGAATATAAAGCGGCAAAAAGACATGTTAACACGTGAATCACGAATTCATGCAAAGTAGTCGACCAACTCATAAAAAATTTAAACAATCGTGGCATGTTGACTGGTAGGATGCTTGTCATAACTAAGTGATCGCAACCAATTGTGGCAGTGACTCTTGGTGAGGCATCAGGATTACTTGTAGTAATGGAGTGAATTCAAATTTTGGGATTTAACCAAACAATTTTCACAGTGCATAATATGAGTGGCTAATTACAAGGCTATATTGCATTACATTTATAGCTCTTATGTAAAATAATTAGGAATAATTAGGAGGATAATATGAATGCTCACAATGAGATCATATATCGGTCAATTATCAGCTTTTACTCCCATTTAATTTTTAATGGATTGAATTAGAATTCTATTGAAAATACAAGATTAACGATAGATTTTTTCTCCTGGTTTTGGACTGCATGATTGGTATACACAGTACTTGCATATTATAATTCAAAAAGCTAACAGTTAGCCTTACAACAAAAAGGGAACTTAAAATAACATGAAGAATACATTCACTTGTCCTTAATTGAATCTTAGCATTCTGCATGATACCTAATGGGTCAGAAAACAGACAAGTTAGGCTTTCCGAAATACAACACGCCTTTCTCGCTTGTACTCCACTTCATCTCTCTGGTGCATGATTAGAAGGGCTCTTCTCACCTGCCAAATGTTTTCACATGAATGAATTAGACAAGAAAATATACATGGAAATTTGAGTACAACCCaggaaaagaaaaaaaggaaatATATTATTGCTTCAAGTTGTAACAGTTAAGTAGTGCTAACATTAATTCAATCCAAATCTGATTATCCTTAATATTGGCCCTTGCCAGATGTAATTTAATGTTTGGAATCTTAATATATTTTTGGTGTGCTTGTGATGCAGAAAACATCAGCTAGGATTCTAAACCCTGTTTAAAATGTGTATCTTTTTAAAGTTTGAACCAAATGGCATTGTTAAATTCTGGATTTTAAGCTGGCAGTCTTATCAGTTAAGTGGCTGCATAGTACTTACAATAGAGTCATTCATCCCCATTCTGCCGAGGTCATCAATCAGTCTTCTTTCTGATATGTGGTTCCCAATTCCAATTCTTCTCTTTATCTGAATTTCTGCTTGCTGCTCACAGCAAATAATAATTCATCAGCATACGAAACCTATTTGGAAAAAGAGAGATGGTCTCGTCACAAAACAAACCTGTATCTCATGTGCCATTTCAGGTGTGAGATTTATTTGTTGGTTTATTCCTGATTTAGCTGCATCCATCGTAGACACAGTGAAAAGCCTTATGGCTTCTTGCACATTCTCTTCGGTAGCAAGATGAGATCTGGTACAAGAGTTAATCAATGAGGCGTATTTTATCAAAAGAAAGATATGTAGACCAACAAAGGGACAAAAAAACCACTccaaaaaggaaaaaagaaagaTAATTGATGCAACAGAAATTGGTTATTTTGGTTAAGCAGGGCATGTTAAGAATTTTACATGCAATTATAGAATCATGGAACCACAACTTTTAAACTATAGAACAGATTGATATAGATATACAAAATTTAGGGAAGCTACTGAAAAAATTTGAGTGCTATTACTTTTTATTGCATGTGAACCTTTTCTGGATAATACTCCCTCTATATTTAAATATAAGACATTTATTCAGATTTGCTTGTCACTTTTTAAAATGTGTATTACAATAATTGTTTTAATCACAAAAATATCTCCATTTAATTTATAAATGAAAAAGATAAACTTTGCTTCTCTTGTGAAGATTGGTTGAATGATTTTTTTAATGAACTTACACCATGAGGTATAGACAAAAGGTACTTACAGTTTCATCTTTGCAAGTGATTCACTCAACCTTACAATAGCTTCCAGCTGCCTTACGGTAATTGGTATTGCAGCAGCTGCTCCAGTTTCATTTGCTTGTTGCCTCATATCCTAcattttttcataaaaaaaattatcATATTTTCAGAAGCATATTTGTGAGCAAAATAAAAAATTCCAACAGGCCTTCAAAATTATCATCAACTACTAATAAGCATATTGAGATTAGAGGCTAACAATGCATTTCTAATTAATTAGATAGAGTATTCATGAATACCTGTCTGATTTTCACATAATTATTTTGCAGTAACTTTGCTGCAGTTTCCGACAGACGAGGGTGGCACTCAGTTCGACAATACTTTAAGTACCTATATTACATAAAAGCTCAACGGTCGTCCTCTCAAAACTGAAATGATCAAAAATCTGATTAAGATATGGCATACCTCTTCAGCCAATTTTCTTCTTTGGAAATGATAGTCTTATTCTCACCCCTTGTTGCACTAGCTGATGCATGAACTTTTATGATATGACTAGCTATAGTCTGAAACAAAATAGACCAACCACTGACTTAAATATTGAAAACCATGGATCATGTAAAATATACACAAAACTAGTCTTTTAATGACAGACAAATCAAGAGGTAAGATGCATTTTGCTAAATATTAACTAGATAACTGTTTCAAAAAAAGTACTTTGGACAATATGCATTATCAAATGTAAACATCACAAAACAACAAATCTGGCATAACATTTTCTCATAGCACAAGCTGTATTCAAAGGAAACAAAAGAAAGAATCACATTCTTAGAAGTGAGAACATAGTATAAAACAGTTGAAGTTACCTTATCTTGATCGTACATTCTGATATCTTTCACTATGAAGATTAAATCAAACCTAGAAAGAATAGTTGTCTGTAAATCAATATTGTCCTGTGCAGTCTGGATAAACATTTATGAATCTTGTTAGTCTCTGTAATAATAATATGCATTTTAGGAAACCGAAAAAATAAAATTGAAGAGGGGTGATATAACAGTTGACCTTAAGGTCATCATAACGCCCTGATGGAGGGTTGGCAGCAGCAAGAACAGAAGTCCTGGAATTAAGAACAGTTGTTATTCCTGCTTTGGCTATGGATATAGTCTGTTGTTCCATGGCTTCATGAATGGCAACCCTGCATAACAGATACATCAAAAAAGTTAACCAAAACGAACAATGACAAAATACCAAAAAGAAACAACAAATGGTATACACACCTATCTTCTGGTCTCATCTTGTCAAACTCATCAATGCAGACAACACCCCCATCTGCCAAGACCATGGCTCCTCCTTCAAGATAAAACTCACGCTGAAATGCACAATAATAATCATTGACTTTTCAATCAAGATACATGAAGGACTAGTTTATGATCATATCTCAATACTAAGAATCATGACAGACATTTATTATCAAATATAAACAATGCAGGAAAAAAGGACTTACAGTGCTGCTATCTTGGATTACAGAAGCTGTAAGGCCAGCTGCAGATGAGCCTTTTCCAGAAGTATAAACAGCAATAGGAGCAGTCTTTTCAACAAATTTGAGAAACTGTAAAATGCAATTGTCACATAATGTAAGGAAATGCAAATCTAAACATTAAATAAAACAACTACATTTTGGATACCACAAGTGGCCCTTGTTTTTAGTAACCCAAGTCAACACATGGTAACTGAAGAACATGTCTACAGAAAATAATGCCAAAAATTAACCTGTGACTTTGCTGTAGATGGATCCCCGAGAAGTAACACATTGATATCACCTCTTAATCTCACCCCATCAGGCAAATGCTGCTTGCAAGGAAATTGAGTAAAAACAATCAGAGGCCATGCATGAAATTGTTGTTATTTCCAACAAAATGTATGGGTACTCATACAGTATACCTTTCTTGACCCTCCAAATAGAAGACAGGCCACAGCTTTTTTGACATCTTCATGCCCAAATATAGACGGAGCAATCTTGGAGCATATATTTTTGTATGCATCAGGCTCAGATGCAAATTTTTTGAACTCTTCAATCTGTAAAAGATACCATTATTTGTACCCATAACAACTACATATAGTAACATCTAAATATGATTGCGCTAGCATCTAATATTAAAGGGAAACtgaaaaatatttaaaatttaataaaaatagTTTCAAAGGATCCACAAACACAGCATTCATTCAACTACAATGTGTTATTAAAGGATGCAACCAACAGGCGTAAAGCACATAAGTAGTCAATTTATAGATGGTCAACACTAACTTCTTCTGTCGTAAACGAAGTGGGACCTCGAGACTTGGCTTCATTTGCATCTTCAATTCCTACAACCCTAATATAAGGCTGCCTAACTGCAACAGCTCCTTTGTTGCTGCATAAAACAAATAATTAGAATATGAATAGTGATATCAATTGTAGATTGTCAATGAAGGAATCTAAAAATGCTAAAAAAGATTATTGATCTCACGATGTAGAAGAGTTGGAAGCCTGAAAAATACTATAGATTCCAACAATTGTTAATCTTGAGCCAGGAACCACTGTTTGAACTAGATGTCGATCAACAGAGAGAAGCAGGTTTCTAGGAAGCTCTCCAGTAGGAACATCCTTCAATAGCCCATAAAAAATGTCAGATACAATTATCACTCAAACTGTCTTTAAAGCTTCCTCACATTTATATTACTACCTCGGGATTTTCTTGCAACTTCAAGGTTTGTTGATCAACATACTTGCTCTTGTCAGGAACAATAAGCCATGGATCTATTGGACAAGGTTCTTCTCCGGGCTACAAAAAAAACTGTCTTGTAAGATATATCATCAAATGCAAAATAAAGAAAAGCACAGTATCcagtgcaaaataaatataacagGTAGAGCTAAACCTGAGGAACATGATCACATGAACGAGGAACAACAGCTCCCCCAAGTCCAGGCCTACACGGAACTTGCTTCCCTTTCTTACAATTCTTACATATCAAAGTGACATATGTAGCCTTAGCCTTAGTCCTGGATGCAGCAATAGTTATCCCAGCAATTTTAACAAGTTTTGAAATGTATTGAGCCtgtgaaaaaaaaattaatagtTGTAAGATACGACCAATGTCAAAATGCAATAAGAAACAACATATTCACTAAGAATCAAGTTGTC includes:
- the LOC127073431 gene encoding DNA replication licensing factor MCM5 is translated as MSGWDEGGVYYSDQAHSWDDGRGEAEATVSNHTILQKFKEFIRNFETGNNVFPYRESLLNNPKFLVIDMEDLDSFDPDLPSKLRSAPADILPLFETAAAQVLVNLKTKVAGDTGVMEDAAPGDVQILLTSKEDSLSMRSLGAQYISKLVKIAGITIAASRTKAKATYVTLICKNCKKGKQVPCRPGLGGAVVPRSCDHVPQPGEEPCPIDPWLIVPDKSKYVDQQTLKLQENPEDVPTGELPRNLLLSVDRHLVQTVVPGSRLTIVGIYSIFQASNSSTSNKGAVAVRQPYIRVVGIEDANEAKSRGPTSFTTEEIEEFKKFASEPDAYKNICSKIAPSIFGHEDVKKAVACLLFGGSRKHLPDGVRLRGDINVLLLGDPSTAKSQFLKFVEKTAPIAVYTSGKGSSAAGLTASVIQDSSTREFYLEGGAMVLADGGVVCIDEFDKMRPEDRVAIHEAMEQQTISIAKAGITTVLNSRTSVLAAANPPSGRYDDLKTAQDNIDLQTTILSRFDLIFIVKDIRMYDQDKTIASHIIKVHASASATRGENKTIISKEENWLKRYLKYCRTECHPRLSETAAKLLQNNYVKIRQDMRQQANETGAAAAIPITVRQLEAIVRLSESLAKMKLSHLATEENVQEAIRLFTVSTMDAAKSGINQQINLTPEMAHEIQQAEIQIKRRIGIGNHISERRLIDDLGRMGMNDSIVRRALLIMHQRDEVEYKRERRVVFRKA